A region of bacterium DNA encodes the following proteins:
- a CDS encoding HAD-IIB family hydrolase, which produces MFTDMDGTLLDHETYSVRGAVSALDLLMRRKVDVVPVTSKTAAEVLRWMRLLILDGPYISENGCGISIPEGFFRDNPDGAELIHGEWKIHLGVEIGQVRAVLEKIAGEVGFQYRSFGQMEASEISALTGLTWEEAQLSRQRDYDEAFFIPMEHEPEKIREAAQKHGFTLLRGGRCYHLTGGCHKGKAVKILSELYRRHKGMVLTIGIGDSANDLPMLEAVDRPFVVQKPDGSYDPDIPAGAAHRVDGIGPKGWRMAIEEIMAGDGKH; this is translated from the coding sequence TCATGCGCAGGAAGGTCGACGTCGTCCCCGTAACCAGCAAGACGGCAGCGGAGGTCCTCCGCTGGATGAGGCTTCTGATCCTTGACGGTCCCTACATCAGCGAGAACGGATGCGGTATTTCCATCCCGGAAGGGTTCTTCCGGGACAATCCCGATGGGGCCGAACTGATCCACGGGGAGTGGAAGATCCATCTTGGCGTGGAGATCGGGCAGGTGCGGGCGGTGCTGGAGAAGATCGCCGGAGAAGTCGGTTTCCAGTACCGGTCTTTCGGGCAGATGGAAGCGTCCGAGATCTCGGCCCTGACAGGTCTCACATGGGAAGAGGCCCAGCTGAGCCGCCAGCGGGATTACGACGAGGCGTTCTTTATCCCCATGGAGCATGAACCCGAAAAGATCCGTGAGGCCGCCCAAAAGCACGGGTTCACCTTGTTGAGAGGGGGCAGGTGCTACCACCTCACCGGGGGCTGTCACAAGGGAAAGGCTGTAAAGATCCTTTCGGAGCTGTACAGAAGGCACAAAGGCATGGTGTTGACAATCGGGATCGGCGACAGCGCCAACGACCTCCCCATGCTGGAGGCCGTGGACAGGCCGTTCGTCGTACAGAAACCCGACGGGAGCTACGACCCGGATATCCCGGCAGGGGCTGCTCACAGGGTCGACGGGATCGGTCCAAAGGGGTGGCGGATGGCTATCGAGGAGATCATGGCCGGTGATGGAAAACATTAG
- the rnc gene encoding ribonuclease III, with amino-acid sequence MENISLVRLVQERIGYTFKNEALLAEALTHPSAVKEGRSRGPDNQRLEYLGDAVLQLAVSHMLVIRFPESGEGDLSFLRAEMVRRENLAEVAAASGIPELVLMGPSLESAPTVAHDTVAADALEALLGAVYLDGGWDNTVQLVEELFTRIPEPGGMLKGAKSSLQEIIQGRFGGEVPEYEVAEDTNGCSDSRFTARVFHRGRFLGEGIGRSKKRAEEAAAMKALAGFEEEP; translated from the coding sequence ATGGAAAACATTAGCCTGGTCCGGCTGGTCCAGGAAAGGATCGGCTACACCTTCAAAAACGAGGCACTTCTCGCGGAGGCGTTGACACACCCGTCGGCCGTCAAGGAGGGGAGGAGCCGTGGTCCGGATAACCAGAGGCTGGAGTATCTGGGGGACGCCGTGCTGCAGCTGGCTGTTTCCCACATGCTGGTCATCCGGTTTCCGGAGTCGGGAGAAGGGGACTTGAGTTTCTTGAGGGCCGAGATGGTGCGCCGGGAGAACCTGGCCGAGGTGGCGGCTGCATCGGGGATCCCGGAGCTGGTTCTCATGGGTCCCAGCCTGGAATCGGCTCCGACGGTGGCCCACGACACCGTGGCCGCCGACGCACTTGAGGCCCTGCTGGGAGCGGTGTACCTGGACGGCGGCTGGGACAATACGGTTCAGCTCGTGGAAGAGCTGTTTACCCGGATACCCGAACCCGGTGGAATGCTTAAAGGGGCCAAATCGTCCCTCCAGGAGATCATACAGGGCCGGTTCGGCGGCGAGGTGCCCGAATACGAGGTTGCTGAGGACACCAATGGCTGCAGCGATTCCAGGTTCACGGCCCGCGTTTTCCATCGGGGGCGTTTCCTGGGCGAGGGGATCGGCCGCAGCAAGAAGAGGGCTGAAGAGGCGGCCGCCATGAAAGCCCTGGCAGGCTTCGAGGAAGAGCCATGA